A genomic region of Arachis stenosperma cultivar V10309 chromosome 9, arast.V10309.gnm1.PFL2, whole genome shotgun sequence contains the following coding sequences:
- the LOC130949589 gene encoding uncharacterized protein LOC130949589, translating into MVDFLVEVTGDPGEDVGTRWKLHVDGASNQTFGGAGIILESPIGVVYEQSIRFKFPISNNQAEYEALIGGLALAAEVGARRLDICSDSQVVTSQVNGSYQAKDPLLQKYLEKVKSLSQKFEEITVHHVPRERNTRADLLSKLASTKPGESNRSLIQGMTREPAITLHVTSLGPSWLDPIINFLEHGQVPGDEKDAAKLRREAAKYAVIQGQLFKKGLSQPLLKCLRPDQTDYVLTEVHEGCCGHHIGGKALARKLIRAGYYWPSMMADSKEFVKRCVKCQQNANFARAPASELSLLTTSRPFAQWGVDLLGPFPVGPGQVITRFGIPEVVISDNGTQFTDKKFTEFLSGLGIRQRFSSVEHPQTNGQVESANKVILSGLKKRLDNKKGAWADELASVLWSYRTTEQSSTKETPFRLTYGVDAVIPVEIGEPSPRLLLKGVEETVEKDLIDEARAMAHLTETALKQRMALRYNTKVLKREFEPNDLVLRRNDIGLPTPGEGKLAANWEGPYRVKKVMGKGAFKLEKLDGKEVPRTWNADNLRRFYS; encoded by the exons ATGGTGGATTTTTTAGTTGAAGTAACGGGAGACCCAGGCGAAGACGTGGGaacacggtggaagctccatgtggacggagcctccaaccagacctTCGGAGGTGCCGGGATCATCTTGGAAAGCCCGATTGGGGTCGTATACGAGCAGTCGATTAGATTCAAGTTTCCcatctcgaacaaccaagcagaatacgaagccctcataGGAGGCTTAGCCCTAGCGGCAGAGGTCGGCGCGAGAAGACTGGATATATGCAGCGATTCCCAAGTCGTCACTTCCCAAGTAAACGgtagctaccaggccaaagacccctTGCTACAAAAGTACTTGGAAAAGGTTAAAAGCTTGAGTCAAAAGTTCGAAGAGATCACGGTCCATCACGTACCCAGAGAAAGAAACACACGGGCAGACCTCCTATCAAAGTTGGCCAGCACAAAGCCAGGGGAGAGCAACCGAtctctcatccaaggcatgACAAGAGAACCAGCAATCACACTGCACGTAACGAGCCTAGGTCCTtcatggctagaccccatcaTCAACTTCCTAGAACACGGCCAAGTCCCTGGTGATGAAAAGGATGCGGCGAAGTTAAGGAGAGAAGCGGCCAAATACGCCGTCATCCAAGGACAGCTATTCAAGAAAGGGCTCAGCCAACCCCTACTGAAGTGCCTACGCCCCGACCAGACGGACTACGTCCTCACGGAAGTCCATGAGGGCTGCTGTGGGCACCACATCGGAGGCAAAGCCCTAGCAAGGAAATTAATCCGAGCTGGATACTACTGGCCGTCGATGATGGCAGATTCCAAAGAGTTTGTCAAAAGGTGTGTAAAGTGCCAacagaacgccaactttgccaGGGCGCCGGCCTCAGAGCTAAGCTTGCTAACGACCTCCCGGCCATTCGCTCAGTGGGGAGTCGACCTCTTAGGACCCTTCCCGGTCGGCCCTGGGCAG gtgataacaCGATTCGGGATACCGGAagtcgtcatctcggacaaTGGTACACAGTTTActgacaaaaagttcacagAATTTCTCAGCGGCCTGGGTATAAGGCAAAGGTTCTCTTCGGTAGAACACCCTCAGACAAACGGACAAGTAGAGTCCGCCAACAAAGTTATCCTTTCAGGGCTAAAAAAGAGGTTGGACAACAAAaagggtgcttgggccgacgagctAGCATCGGTCCTCTGGTCTTACCGAACAACCGAGCAATCCTCCACCAAGGAAACTCCTTTCCGACTAACGTACGGGGTGGATGCAGTAATACCCGTAGAGATCGGTGAACCGAGTCCGCGGTTGCTTTTGAAAGGAGTAGAGGAAACTGTGGAAAAGGACCTGATAGACGAAGCTCGGGCAATGGCCCATTTGACAGAAACGGCGCTGAAGCAAAGGATGGCTCTgcgctacaacaccaaagtgctcaaaAGGGAGTTCGAGCCAAACGACCTCGTCTTAAGGCGAAATGATATCGGCCTGCCGACCCCTGGAGAGGGCAAGCTAGCggcaaactgggaaggcccCTACAGAGTCAAAAAGGTGATGGGAAAAGGGGCCTTTAAGTTAGAAAAGCTTGATGGCAAGGAGGTCCCGAGGACATGGAACGCGGACAACCTTagaagattctactcctag